The DNA segment CGCTCGAACTGGCGAGACTGATCGCCTCGCTGCGCACGCCGAGGGCACGTGACGTCGTCGACGCGGCGAAGGCCGCGGGAGGATATGCCTTGCTGTTCACCAGATCGCTTGCCGATACCTACCTTCCACTGTCCATCATGGAGAGAGGGAGGTCATGACGAGGGGAGCGAAGCTGGCCGTGGTGTTCTCCGGCGGCGGGGCGCAAGCGGCCTACTTCGGCGCGGGAGTGGCGCGAGCGATCGAGGACGCGGGCCTCGACCCGTGCCTGCTGTCGGGAGTGTCGGCAGGGGCGATCAACGCCTGCGGTCTCGCGGTCGGCATGGACGCGGCCACACTCGCCGACATGTGGCGCAGAATCGACTGCGCGGACCTGTTCTCGCTGCGGTTCGACGCGTGGAGCATGTTCGATCCGCGCAGGCTCGTGCGAAGGCCGTTGAGCAACCTCCCGCAGAACCTGCTCGACGCCATCGGCTGGCGGTGGCTGCTGGACACCTCGCCGTCGCGGCGTACCTTCGCCGACTACTTCGGTGACGGCCCGCTGCCGGTCACCGAAGGAAAGACGGTCGTCGTCTCCGCCGTCGACCAGTCGAGCGCCGAGGTCGTCAGGTTCACCAACGCGCTACCGCCCGCGCACCGGGGCAAAGCCGAATACGTCGAGACCACCATCGGCGTCGAGCACCTGCTCGCGAGCACGGCGGCGCCGTTGCTGTTCCCGCCAGGCAAGATCGGCGGCAACGAGTACATCGACGCCGGTCTCGTCGCGAACACCCCGCTCAAACCCGCGCTTGCCTACGAACCGGACGCCGCGATCGTCGTCGGTGCGTCGGGCATCACGCGACCGGCGCCCTCGCCGACCTCGCTCGGCGAGACCATCGGCCTGATCGCCGAGAACGTCGCGCAGTCGGCGTTGCTCGCCGACTACCGGCACGCCGAGACGGTGAACGAACTCGCGGCCGCCGCGCCGGAGGCCACCGGAAAGAAGCGGATCGAACTGCTGCTCGTCGAGCCGGACGGCCTGCCCTTCACCGCATCGGGATTCCTGCGGTTCAACACCGCCGATGCCCGCGCTCTGATGGCGCACGGAAGAGAAGTCGGGGGCAAGCTGATCGCCGAATGGCCCGCGCTCGGCGTGATCGCTGCTGGAGGAAGGCCCCGATGACTCCAGAGCACACCGACGTTCTCGTCGTCGGCTCCGGCTTCGGCGGCTCGGTTTCCGCCTACCGCTTCGCCGAGGCGGGAAAGCGCGTCGTCGTACTCGAACGCGGAAAGGCTTACCCGCCAGGCGGTTTCGCGCGAACACCGGCCGACATGAGCAAGGCGTTCTGGGATCCGGGCTCCGGGTTGCACGGGCTTTTCGACGTGTGGAGCTTTCGCGGTTTCGATTCACTCGTCAGCAGCGGTCTCGGCGGCGGCTCGCTCATCTACGCGAACGTGTTGCTGCGCAAGGACGAACGCTGGTTCGTCGACGAGGACCCGTTGCCCGGCGGCGGGTACGAGAACTGGCCGGTGACGAGAGCTGATCTCGATCCGCACTACGACGCGGTCGAGAAGATGCTGAGTCCGAGCCCTTACCCCTTTGATTCGCCAGCCTACGCCGCGACCCCGAAAACCAAGGCGATGCGAGAGGCGGCGAAGAACCTCGGCCTCGACTGGCGGCTCCCTCCGCTCGCCGTCAGCTTCGCCCCGAGGCAGGGAGCCGAGCCCGCGCTCGGCCTTCCGATCGTGGAACCCGAGTACGGCAACCTGCACGGCATGCCACGGCGGACGTGCAGGCTGTGCGGAGAATGCGACATCGGCTGCAACGACGGGGCCAAGAACACCCTCGACCACACCTACCTTTCCGCGGCGGTCGCATGCGGCGCCGACATCCGCACCCGCAGCGAGGTGGTGCTCGTCAGGGCCCGGCGCGGGGGCGGCTACGAGGTCGGTTA comes from the Prauserella marina genome and includes:
- a CDS encoding patatin-like phospholipase family protein yields the protein MTRGAKLAVVFSGGGAQAAYFGAGVARAIEDAGLDPCLLSGVSAGAINACGLAVGMDAATLADMWRRIDCADLFSLRFDAWSMFDPRRLVRRPLSNLPQNLLDAIGWRWLLDTSPSRRTFADYFGDGPLPVTEGKTVVVSAVDQSSAEVVRFTNALPPAHRGKAEYVETTIGVEHLLASTAAPLLFPPGKIGGNEYIDAGLVANTPLKPALAYEPDAAIVVGASGITRPAPSPTSLGETIGLIAENVAQSALLADYRHAETVNELAAAAPEATGKKRIELLLVEPDGLPFTASGFLRFNTADARALMAHGREVGGKLIAEWPALGVIAAGGRPR